A window of Juglans regia cultivar Chandler chromosome 7, Walnut 2.0, whole genome shotgun sequence contains these coding sequences:
- the LOC118349008 gene encoding heat stress transcription factor A-6b-like: MYPQGRVKEEFPAGASSSFFSDTAPSMKIPPPLPREGLHGTGPPPFLTKTYDIVDDPSTNHIVSWSRGNNSFVVWDSQTFAMSLLPRYFKHNNFSSFVRQLNTYGFRKVDPDRWEFANEGFLRGRKHLLKTIRRRKTPQPHASQQALDTCVEVGRFGLDGELDWLRRDKQVLMVELVKLRQQQQNTRTYLQAMEDRLRKTELKQQQMMSFLTRAMQNPNFLQQLVQQHRRKELEEAVNKKRRRAIDQGPTSNLEVGELSEFDQRQDHGDMSEFEASELEELAMSMQGLGGSQNNPEEEHIEKEEEHESRDHKDFEEGFWENLLNEANI; this comes from the exons ATGTATCCTCAAGGTCGAGTGAAGGAGGAATTCCCTGCAGGAGCAAGCAGCTCGTTCTTTTCGGACACGGCGCCATCTATGAAAATTCCTCCTCCTCTACCAAGGGAGGGGCTCCATGGCACAGGTCCTCCACCTTTCCTTACCAAAACGTATGACATCGTTGACGATCCCTCCACAAACCATATCGTTTCTTGGAGTAGAGGGAACAACAGCTTTGTTGTTTGGGATTCCCAGACCTTTGCCATGAGTCTTCTCCCCAGATACTTCAAGCACAACAATTTCTCAAGCTTTGTCAGGCAGCTCAATACTTAT GGCTTTAGGAAGGTTGATCCTGATAGGTGGGAGTTTGCCAATGAAGGGTTTCTTAGAGGACGCAAGCATCTTCTAAAGACTATTAGGAGGAGGAAGACACCTCAACCCCATGCTTCACAGCAGGCTCTGGACACTTGTGTTGAAGTTGGACGGTTTGGATTAGACGGAGAATTAGATTGGTTGAGGCGTGACAAGCAGGTTTTAATGGTGGAACTGGTGAAGCTTCGACAGCAACAACAGAATACAAGAACTTACCTCCAAGCAATGGAGGATAGACTTAGAAAGACAGAGCTCAAGCAGCAACAGATGATGAGTTTCTTGACAAGAGCAATGCAGAATCCCAACTTTTTACAACAACTAGTTCAGCAGCACAGACGAAAAGAGCTCGAGGAAGCGGTGAATAAGAAGAGAAGGCGAGCTATTGATCAAGGGCCTACAAGTAACCTTGAAGTTGGAGAACTGTCAGAGTTTGATCAGCGTCAGGATCACGGCGACATGTCCGAGTTTGAAGCTTCAGAGCTGGAAGAACTTGCTATGAGCATGCAGGGACTAGGTGGAAGCCAAAATAACCCTGAGGAAGAACATatagagaaagaagaggaaCATGAAAGTAGAGATCATAAGGACTTTGAGGAGGGGTTCTGGGAAAATCTGTTAAATGAGGCTAATATCTAA